GCCACTTTGAATGGGCTTCAGATTATAAAAGGTAGTTTATTCTCGAGTAAGATGTGatacagtaaataaatataaaattattgtctattttatattagtttattattCAAGGTGATTCAATAGGGGCGAACGTTTGTGTTGAGATTGtttaataagataaattttgaggTGAACAATAAAGtgcaaattctaaaataaattaactcaTGCCTGACCCAATCTAATGACCTGTCAAATAGTCAGCTGATTTACGCATTTTATTCCTTTTTatcactcttcttcttcttctagtgcctgtccattactggacgttggccgtcagctttgagaactcttctctgtcagaagcaagacgaaacagctgttctacggttgtaacgccggtccattcgcggatgttccgcagccatgacttcttcctcctccctcgacgtcttttcccttcaattttgcccatcataattaattgaagcagctggtatctttcattcctaagaatatgccccaaatacgctactttccgttttttgacagtttgcaTCAATTTCCGGGACATACCGACGCGTTGGAGAACCTTCATATTGGTGACTTTCTGGGTCCAGCTTAGTCGCAGCATGCGACGGTAGCACCACATCTCGAAGGCATCGAGACGCCGTCTAGTGTCTTCCTTAATTGTCCATGCTTCACAACCGTAAAGCACCACGGGCCATATGTAACAACATAAGATTCGGACACGTAGTTTTATCactaagtaaaattataaaaagagatacaatatttgaaacaaaacagttacttatagaacaaaaatagacgtattaaataaaacaaaaaaaaaataaaaataaaactaaaacaaataaacaaaacttgaTATTAGATACTAGTAGtaccaaaataaattaaaaaaactagtaCTAGTAACAGGTAGAGGGTctaaatatgaaaattaaaagGGTTAAAGACGTATTTACTCGTATTTCTTCACCTTCCTGTCTTCTACCTGTCTTCTTAGATATTAATTAATTGACTAGACaggttgatatttattttgCGTAGACACTAGTAGGACATATACGCGTGTTTAAAAGAGCAAGTCGAATCGATTGTATGGAATTGGCGCCCTGTAACTatgcggttcatcatatccatctaagCGCttagtatcaaaagtggctgggCCCAAATATCCACTGATTACTTGTAGTTCTGCGTGGGATAACAAGCGAGTTATGTACGGATGTagatgatgaattgcttcaatgtgacctttttaaccccccagataagTTAGGAATACAAAGATTTCCAatttaagattttatttagtttcttGTCACATTTGACACGAATCAAATTTTGAAACAAGGCACGTGGTACAATCAAACCATATACCTACATACGCAAACCGGTATTATTTCGTAGCTGATTTTGTATATGAattattttgctaaaataatttggcAATAGgcaaataatttgtgtcttatagAACAGcacccgtggtctagtggttagagcgttgggctcacgatctggaggtccgggttcgattcccgatgggaacattgtcgaaatcactttgcgagactgtcctttgtttgttaaagaCATTGCAgctttgaatcacctgattgtccaaaaaagtaagatgattccgtgcttcggaaggcacgctaagctgttggtcccggacta
This sequence is a window from Pectinophora gossypiella chromosome 14, ilPecGoss1.1, whole genome shotgun sequence. Protein-coding genes within it:
- the LOC126372825 gene encoding uncharacterized protein LOC126372825, translating into MWCYRRMLRLSWTQKVTNMKVLQRVGMSRKLMQTVKKRKVAYLGHILRNERYQLLQLIMMGKIEGKRRRGRRKKSWLRNIREWTGVTTVEQLFRLASDREEFSKLTANVQ